One Alphaproteobacteria bacterium HT1-32 genomic region harbors:
- a CDS encoding protein-L-isoaspartate O-methyltransferase: MDFERARRNMIDSQVRPNRVTDIAVIDAMASVPRELFLPKARQGIAYIDEDIDLGEGRYMLEPMVFARLLQAAEIRPTDAVLDVACASGYSSVVIGRFAAAVVGLESNSDFAAAASKTMIDMNADNAVIVEGALADGYAKQAPYDVIFINGSVEVEPAGLLSQLGEGGRMVAVMKGVNGGAARIWEKHAGSITARTLFDAGVPLLKEFAKTPEFVF; this comes from the coding sequence ATGGATTTCGAACGCGCACGCCGCAATATGATTGACAGTCAGGTTCGCCCGAACCGGGTCACTGATATCGCCGTCATTGATGCAATGGCCTCTGTGCCGCGTGAGTTGTTCCTGCCCAAAGCCCGTCAGGGTATTGCCTACATTGATGAAGATATTGATCTGGGCGAGGGGCGTTACATGCTGGAGCCGATGGTTTTTGCCCGGCTGCTGCAGGCCGCCGAGATAAGGCCGACTGACGCGGTCCTGGATGTCGCCTGTGCCAGTGGTTATTCGTCAGTTGTCATCGGACGGTTCGCTGCCGCCGTTGTCGGACTGGAAAGCAATTCGGATTTTGCAGCTGCTGCGTCCAAGACGATGATCGATATGAATGCAGACAACGCTGTCATTGTTGAAGGGGCGCTGGCGGACGGATATGCCAAACAGGCACCCTATGATGTGATTTTCATCAACGGGTCGGTCGAGGTTGAGCCCGCCGGCCTGCTCTCCCAGCTGGGCGAGGGTGGTCGGATGGTTGCCGTTATGAAGGGCGTGAACGGTGGCGCTGCGCGGATCTGGGAGAAGCATGCAGGCAGCATAACCGCGCGGACTCTGTTTGATGCCGGTGTGCCGTTGCTGAAGGAATTTGCAAAGACGCCGGAGTTTGTATTCTGA